In Formosa haliotis, the sequence AAAAGAAAAATTTAAATGGCTGAACTGAACGGAAAATAAAAACTGTAGCTAACACCGTTTATAAAAATGCTTACTTTAGTTCAAGCCTAAGTCTTGTGCCCTTTTGTTTGCTTCTGATTTTCCTTCGGAAAATCCTCGCTGCCAAAATCGCACATTTCATAAACAAACACGTTACCACACATTTGAGAAAAATAGTTTTCATATTGACAATTTTAGTTTTCCAACAAAATCTTTACTCACAAAAGAAATCGTTGGAAAAGTGGAATATTATATCTCAAATAATTACGACATTCCATCATTTGCTGCTTCATCAGAAAAAACAATAAAGTACCTAAATTCTCGTAGACAACAAATAGAATTAATTCAAGGAAATTCAATTACAGAAATTAAAACTGACACAACTGGAATTTTTAAAATCAATATAAAACTTGACGAAAATCTTAAGATAACAGTCAATAAAAAGTCTAAGCTATTGGCATCTGAATTTCAATTTAGTTCAAATCAATTAAATGACACTTTAAAATTAAGAATTACGGACGAAAAAATGGACATTTACAAAGACTCCATTGCTTCTCCTAAATTTTATAATATGTATAGCGAAAATCAAGCGTATTCGGACTTTGAGAATGGAAAAAAACGGATTCTAACTGGAGCTGGTTTTGTATCAAAAGAATCATCAATGCGGAGAAAAAAATTATCAAAGAATACGGGTTTGAATACGAACCTATTCACGGATGTATAATTTTAAGTTCTGAATCTCGAATTATCTATCGTTATAATAAAATAATGAAAAAATTAATAGGAATAAAAAACGTGTGGTAACACCGTGTAAAAAACATTGCTTATTTTAGTTAAGCCGTTTGGTCGTTGCTTTGCTTGCTTGCATCTGATTTTCCTTCGGAAAATCCTCGCACACAAACACGCAACGTTCCTTACACATAAACGTTGCCAGTAATATGAGGAAACCAAAATCAAATGAAAATAATGAACTATAAAACTATCTTTCTGATTTTTGTTTCAACAATTGTGTATTCCCAAAATGCCGAAAAAAATATGAGTAATAAAGTACCTAATAGTGTTGAAATTGTTGACAGTCATTTAGACCAATTCTTTGATGAAGATGCAGACATTGTTGTATTTGACGAAATAGAATCTGAAATAATTCACAGAGACATTTTTTTCATAAAAGCTACAGAAGATAGACCTTATCACATTTTGTTGAGCTGTGGAATGAGTGCTTTACCAATGAAAGTACCTGAAGATATTGAATCATCTGAATTTGCAGAAGTTATGATATTGTTGCCAAAGGAATGGAATTTAGAATATGAATCTTTTAGTGACGAACGAAATTATTGGCCAATTAGAATAATGAAGGAATTGATGATGTTACCACATCCGAATAAAACTTGGTTAGGTTTTGGACACACTTTCGGACACGAAGATGATGATGAACTTGCAGAAGGAATTGGATTTAATTCAGTAATGTTAGCCAGCTCAATGGAATTATCGGCTGATTTTACCGAAATCGAACTTGAAAATAATAAAGTGATTGACATTTATACTTTAATTCCACTTTACAAAGAAGAACTTGAATTTAAAAAACAAAATAGCGCAAGTGATTTACTTGAAAAATTTGACAAATTCGGAATTGAAGAAATTGTAAAAGTTGGAAGAAAAAATGTTTGCGAATAAAAAATACTACTGGCAACAACGTGTATAATTAATGGCTAGTTCTCGCCTACTTACGAAAATCCTCGCGGATTTTCTATTCGGTTTTTATTTGCTAAATTAGGTGCTTAAACACGCCACTAATCATACACAAAACCGTCAGACTGTCTAATAACTATTGCTTTTTAGTTACATTTTTTAGAAGTTCTCAAGTAATTTCCAGGTGATTTTTGTATCTTTTAGTTATGAAATTCATACCTGGAAAAGACCGAAAACAGACCTGCCTTTTTCCTGTTTCTCTTGATGATTCAATAGATTCCGAGAATAGCGTAAGGTCTATAGATCAATTTGTAGATTCACTTAACCTTGCAGAACTAGGATTCCGTTCAGACTTTACCGAAAACGGTCCTCCGGCCTATAACCCAGCTGTTCTTCTCAAACTTTACATCTACGGATACATGAACCGTATTCGTTCTTCAAGACAATTAGAAAAAGAATGCAGGCGTAACATTGAAGTCATGTGGCTGCTCGAATCGCTAGCTCCCGATCACAACACCATCAGCAATTTCAGAAAAGATAATGCAAAGGCTATTAAAAAGTGTTCTTTGCTACCGTGCAAATGGCACGTAATTTTGGGCTTATAGGGGCTACACTTATTGCTGGAGACAGTACTAAGTTTAGAGCTCAGAATAGTAAGAAAAACAATTTTAATAAGAAGAAAATACAGCGCCACATAGATTATATTGACAATAAATTAGAACAATACAACAAAGCTCTTGAACAAAGTGATAGTGAAAATGAAAAAGAGGTAATTAAGAAAGATATTGATAAGCATCAAGGTCGCAGAAAAGAATACGAAAAACTAAATGCACAGTTGAAGGCTTCGGGAGAACCACAAATTTCTACCTCTGATCCCGATAGCAAGCATTTAATTGTGCGTAACAATATTACTGAAGTTGCTTACTGTGTACAATCTACTGTAGACGCAGATCACAATATTCCGTTCGACTACTTGGTTACCAATAAAAACGACTCCAAGGCTATGGGACAGATGTTACAGAGAGCTAAAACTATTTTAGGAACGAACACCTTTACGGCGCTCTATGACAAAGGATATCATACGGGAAGTGAATTTAAAACTGCTAATAAACTAGGTATTAAAACCCTTGTTGCTATCCCTGGAATAGGAAGAGCATCGCAAGCTCCAGATCCTAACTATAACTCAGAACATTTTAAATATAATAAAGAACACGACACCTATACTTGCCCACAAGGAAACATACTTAAAAGTAATGGCAGTACTTATAAAGGGCGTAATTATCGTTTCAAACAATACAAAACAAACAAATGTAAAGCTTGCCCCGCAAGAGCATTATGCACAACGTCTAAAGCAAATGGAAAAGTAGTACAACGCAGTGAATTCCATAAATATATTGAAGCCAACGCAAAGAGCGTATTGCAAAATCCTGATGCTTATAAAAAACGCCAAGCCATTGTAGAGCATCCTTACGGAACCATAAAACGCCAGTGGAGTTTTGATCATATTATGACTAAAAAAACGATGCAACGCGCTAGTGCAGATGTAGGGTTTATGTTTATTGCATATAACTTAAAAAGAATTTGGAATATCATTAGAAAAACGAATACACCTCGTGTTCAAGATCACTGGTCTTTAATTAGGCTTATAACAACTGTTCTAACAGGTTTTGAAGAAGCTTACAAACAAAATTCAAAATATAGAATCTTAGCTCCCATCTAATAGAAAAAACTGTATTTTAGTAGAAATATATAAAATTGCAGTCGGTTATTAGACGGACTGCCGTTGGCAACAAGCTAAAGAAACATCGTGCTGAAATTAAAATTCTGTAAAATGACAAAAATTGTTTCAAGTCCAAATTGTGGAAACTCACCGAAAATGGAATTTCTAAAAGAATTCAATATTGCTTTTGCAAAAGGAAACGTGGAATTTATTGTCGAAAGCGTAACTGATGATATTGTTTGGAACATCATTGGCGACAAAAAAATCGAAGGAAAAGAAACGTTTGCGAAGGAATTGGAAAAAATGAAATCCAAAAAGGCGACCGAATTAATAATTGACCAAATTTTATCGCACGGAAAAGAAGGAGCTACAAACGGAATTATGAAAATGCAAAACGGAAAAAAATATGCGTTTTCGGACTTTTATAAATTTAAGGGAGCAAAAGGTGTTAAAATAAAATCAATAACATCATACGTAGTTGAAATTTGAAGCAATTGTATAACAATGTTGACAAATATGAACAGAGAAATAAAAGAATATAACGAAAAGCAAGAATTTGAGGACAAAGAAATTTGCAACCAACTTGCTCTGATTATAAACAGAGAACTAACTGATGCAGAAAGCAAAATTTGGCATCGACACCCAGTTTGGTTTTTAAATGGCAATCCAATAGTAGGTTACAGCAAACAAAAAAAAGGTTTAAGATTAATGTTTTGGAGTGGAGCCGACTTTGAAGAAGAAGACTTGAATATTCGAGGCACAAAATTTAAGGATGCTTCAGTTTTTTATAAATCCGTCACAGAAGTTGATGAAACTAAATTAAAACGATGGCTCAAAAAGTCCAAAGAAATTCAATGGGATTATAAAAACATCGTAAAAAGAAAAGGAAAACTCGAAATATTGAAATAAAAAGCCAGTTGCCAACAACGTATAAAATTAATTGCTTGGTACGAGCTTGCTTACGAAAATCCTCGCGGATTTTCTATGCGGTTTGTATTTGGTAAATTCGTTGCTTAACCACGCAACTAATCTTATACAAACACGTTACCTGTAATTATGAAAAACATCCTGCTTGCCATCATATTAATACCAATTTTGACTTATTCCCAGTCCTCCAAGACTTATTTAGAATTAGTTGATAACGCAAAAACAAAGAAAAGTGCGGAACAAATTGAAAAGTTGATTGTTGGTACGTGGGAGTTTCAAAAATTGACAGATAAGAACGGGAAAACAATTGCGGAAGTGAAACATATCGTGAATGACACAATTACAGCGACTGAATTTGTTTCTCGACCTAATATGCGAATTGAAAAAGACAAAACGTATGAGCTATTT encodes:
- a CDS encoding suppressor of fused domain protein, which encodes MSNKVPNSVEIVDSHLDQFFDEDADIVVFDEIESEIIHRDIFFIKATEDRPYHILLSCGMSALPMKVPEDIESSEFAEVMILLPKEWNLEYESFSDERNYWPIRIMKELMMLPHPNKTWLGFGHTFGHEDDDELAEGIGFNSVMLASSMELSADFTEIELENNKVIDIYTLIPLYKEELEFKKQNSASDLLEKFDKFGIEEIVKVGRKNVCE
- a CDS encoding nuclear transport factor 2 family protein, producing MTKIVSSPNCGNSPKMEFLKEFNIAFAKGNVEFIVESVTDDIVWNIIGDKKIEGKETFAKELEKMKSKKATELIIDQILSHGKEGATNGIMKMQNGKKYAFSDFYKFKGAKGVKIKSITSYVVEI
- a CDS encoding DUF1801 domain-containing protein, translated to MNREIKEYNEKQEFEDKEICNQLALIINRELTDAESKIWHRHPVWFLNGNPIVGYSKQKKGLRLMFWSGADFEEEDLNIRGTKFKDASVFYKSVTEVDETKLKRWLKKSKEIQWDYKNIVKRKGKLEILK